TTATATTTCAGGTGGTGTGGCCGCAGATCAAGCCGTACAGATCAGTGCGTTAACCCAGCCGGCTTCTCCTCGTTTTTCCGCCTATGACGATTACAGCTTTACTCCCGAAGGCGATTTTTCTCGGCCTATAACAATTGTAGATAAAGCGGCGCTGACATTGAATGCAGAGGGTGCTGGTCAAATGGATTTTGCTTTAAATCCCAGCCCCCAAGTATTGGACTTAGTCGTGGAAGCCAGCTTTATGGACCCAAATGGTCAGGTTCAAAGTCTATCTCAACGTCAGAAAATCTGGCCTGCTGATGTAGTAGTGGGGGTAAATCACCCTTATTGGGAAACAGGCGATACGATCCAAGTAAAAGGTGTGACCATTGATCCAACAGGACAGCCCCTAGCAAATCAAACCGTTCAGATTGAGGGGGTAAAACAAACCTACCTCACAACGCGTCAGCGTATGGTGGGGGGCTTCTATCGTTATGATAGTCAAGAAAAAACAGAGCCTATAGGGACACTGTGTACAACAAAAAGTAATGAAAAAGGCGAGTGGCAGTGTCAGATTACACATAAGGAATCAGGACAGCTGTTATTGCGCAGTAGTAGCATCGACGCAAAAAAACGGACTTATACGACGGTATCTAGCTTATGGTTAGGGGGCGAGTCGGCTTCTATCAGTGGTGATAATCATGACCGAATGGATGTGCTGGCGGAACAAAAAACGGCTAAACCAGGTGATACGGTTCGCTTTCAAGTCAGCATGCCATTTAGCTCGGCCACTGCGTTAGTTTCGGTAGAGCAAGATCGTATTTTGCAGACACAGGTGGTGCATTTAACCAATGACAACCCTTTCTTTGATCTCAACGTAGAAAAGGAATGGGGGCCCAATGTGTATGTGTCTGTTTTGGCATTGCGTGGTCGTATTTATGAAACCACATGGCGTGATTTTTTTAGTGGTGGTTGGAAAACCCCTTTTGAGTGGTATCAGAAATACACGAACTCGGATGAAGCACTGCCTTCAACGATGATTGACTTGGCTAAACCCAGTTTTCGTTATGGGATAGCTCAATTAAAAATTGAAAATACAGCGCATCAGCTAGCGGTGGAACTAACCCCAGAAAAACAGGTTTATGGGGTGGGCCAAACTGCCCGTCTACAAGTTAAAGCGACTCAGCCTGATGGCACGCCTGCAGCAAATGCGTCGTTATTGCTTGTTGGCGTAGACCAGGCGTTACTTGAACTCGTTGCCAACGAGAGTTGGAATCTCTTAGAGGCCATGTACCCAACGGTAGGCTATAACGTGCGCACGGCAACCATGCAGTCTGAAATCATTGGTCGTCGTCATTATGGACGTAAGGCAGTTCCAGCTGGTGGTGGCGGTGGTGGTGCTCCTACCCGTGAAATCCTAGACAGCTTGTTGGTCTGGCGCACGGATGTGGTGTTGGATGAAAATGGGCAGGCTGTGATTGATGTACCGTTAAATCACAGTTTGACGCAATTTGAGCTGGTGGCTCTGGTAGATAGTGGTGGTAATAAGTTTGGTAGCGCCCATGCGCAAATTCAAACCCACCAACCCATTCAGATTATGTCTGGTTTGCCCGCAGAGGTTCGTTCTGGGGATCAGTACGAGGCTGTTTTTACTGTACGCAATCGTGATAAAACGGCGCTTGATATTGATTTAAAGGTCAATGGCTTTATTAATGATCAGTTAGTCTTTGATTTTCCCGTTCAGACTCAAACCGTGCCAGCGCAGTCTAATGCTGCGTTTAGGCAATCTATTAAAATGCCTACTCAATTGGGGGCTAATGAGGGTTTGATTCGATGGCAGCTAACGGCTTTGGATCAGCAAACGCAGGATGTGATGGATAGCTTGCAATTTGAGCAGCAATGGCAAGCTCTAGTGCCAGAGCGAATTCAACAGGTGACATGGAAGCACCTACAACCAGGCCAAACCCAGTCGGCTGATTTTTCTGTGCCTGCTACAGCATTAAAGGATAAAGGGCTTTATTTAGGTGGGGTGCAACTCAATTTACAACCCTCATTAGGCGGCCAGCAAACGATCCGTGATTGGTTTCAGGACTACAAATATACGTGTTTTGAGCAGCAAGCCTCTAAATATATCGCCTTGCATGACGTGGCGAGCTGGCAAGGCTTGATGCAAGAGTTACCTACGTACTTAGACAATCAGAATTTATTACGTTATTTTCCTAGCTCTTACTTAACTGGTAGCGCAGGGCTGAATGCTTATGTGTTGAGTCTTAGCGCACATAACCCTGATGAATTGGCATTACCTCAACCTATTGCGCAAAAATTGCTAGATGGCTTGAAAAACTACATCGAAGGACGACGTAATCAACCTTCTACTGATGCCAAACAGCAAGTTGCGTTTTATATGGCGGCTGTGGATGCGTTGGCTCGGTATGATTTAGCTCGTCCAGAGATGCTTGATAGTATTAGCATGGTGCCCACATCGTGGCCTACATCTGCTTTAGTGGATGGTCTACATATATTGCAGAACCCATTATTCAATCGTACGCAACACGCTGAGCTGCTGCTAGCCATTGAAACGGAACTTTCTGAGCGTCTTGTTCAGAGAGGGGCTGCCTTATTATTTACTGACGATAATGTGTTAAATCACATGTCAGCCTTGATGGTGAGCCCCACTACCAATCAAGCGCGTTTGATTTTAACGGTGGCCGATCTGCCACAGTGGGCAGACCGTATTCCGAGCCTAATGCATGGGCTGCTCGCACAGCAATATCGTGGTCGTTGGGGCACAACTACCGAGAATAGCTGGGTGTTATTGGCTTTAGAACAGGTTGATCAAAGTGAGGTCTTGCATGGGGTAACTCAGGTCCAGCTTGGCACTGCTCCGGTCAAAGACGTATTGTGGACCCGTAAAACGACGACTCCAGTGAGTCATCAATGGACTTGGGAGCAGAATGCGCCCGTATCCGTGAACAATCGTACGGATGCTGGGCTGTGGATGCAACTTCAGAGCCGCGCAGCTGTACCTGTAACAGAAGCTCGAATGGAGGGTTATCGGGTAGAGCGCACCGTGACTCCTGTGCAACAAGCTACTGCAGGTCAGTGGCATGTCGGTGATATGTATCGTGTGGATTTAACCATTCATGCAGAACACAGTAGTGATTGGGCCGTGATTAGTGATGCGGTTCCTGCCGGAGCCAGTATTCTGGGCTCAGGTTTAGGCCGTGATTCTGAAATAGCACTCGCAGAGCAAAGTACGACTAGCGAAGATATCTATCCTAGTTACGTAGAGCGTCTATACAGTGGGTATCGCGCCTATGTGGAGTACCTGCCAGCGGGAACCTCTAGGATTAGTTATCGCGTTCGTTTAAATACGGCAGGGCAGTTTGCATTAAGCCCCACAGAGGTCGAGGCATTGTACGATGCCAGCATACAAGCTCAGTTACCCCTAGAGGCGATGACGGTGCATGCAGCGCAATAATTATTGGCTAGGACTATGTCTTTGGCTAGGGGCGCTATTTTTTACCCCTAGCTATGCCTCAGGGATTCCTGATTTTGCAATGATTAAGCAGCAACATCAGTCTTCTGATTTTCAGTTGCTAGATCGTCAAGGAAGATTGTTGCAGTTGCAACGAGTGAATTGGCAACGTCGCCAAGGTAGTTGGTTAGGCATTGAGCAGGTTTCCCCGGCATTGGTCCGTTTGTTGCTGCATGCCGAGGACCGTCGTTTTTATGATCATGGCGGGGTAGATTGGTATGCTGTCGCAGGTACGGTCTGGTCTTCACTATGGGGCCAACGGTTACGCGGTACGTCTACTTTAAGCATGCAGTTAGTCGATCTATTGGGTTTAGGGTCTGGGCGTACGGTGGGTCAACGTAGTTGGTCAGCTAAGTGGGATCAGGCTCGATGGGCTCAACAATTAGAGTCCGAGTGGACGAAGGCTCAAATTCTTGAGGCTTACCTTAATTTGGTGCCTTTCAGGGGCGAATTGGTTGGAGTGGATGCCATGTCAAAGGTGATGTGGCAAAAACAAGCCTTTGCGCTGACTTTTCCAGAGGCGGCTCTGGCCGTTGCCATGTTACCTAGCCCGAATGCCCCTTTAACTCAGTTGCAGCAGCGTAGCTGTATCTTATGGCGTGGTATAGAGCCTCAAGCGGATTGTGCGGCACATAATTGGTATAACCAACGGGCGATCTTGCGTTTAGCTAGACCAGCGTGGGGGAATCCGAATGATGCACCGCATTGGGCATTTTATTTGTCACAATATGTATCTGCTCAAAATAGTTTGCAGACCAGTGTGGATCAGGTATTGCAGCGACAAGCGCAGGCGATTATTCAGCATCACTTAGTTGATTTAGTCAAAGCGAATGCCAATGATGCGGCATTAGTCGTATTGGATAATCAGAGTGGACAAGTTATTGCCTACATTGGTAGTAGCTCGTATTCTCGGGCTGCTCAGTTTGATCATGTGCAGGCGAAGCGTCAGGCAGGGTCTACCCTAAAGCCTTTTTTATATCAGTTAGCTATTGATCAAAGACGTATCACTGCCGCGTCATTATTGGCGGATACCGCTGCCCAGTTTAGTACGCCCTATGGCTTATATGTGCCGCAAAACTATGATGAACAGTTTATGGGCTGGGTATCGGCACGGGTTGCATTGGCTGGCTCCATTAATATTCCCGCTGTGCGTCTATTGGGGCAGGTAGGGGTGGATGAGTTTCAGGCCTATTTGCAAAAACTGGGTTTTGACTTGCCTTATAGTGCTGATTATTATGGCTTGGGCTTAGCATTGGGTGGGGTGGAGGTGAGTCTTTGGCAACTCACAAATGCTTATCGTAGTTTGGCTAATTTAGGTGCGTATAGTGCTATTTGTTTATCTTTAGCCTGTGATGATGCCCCTCAGCCAATCGCGGGTCGTGCTGCCTCGTGGATTACACAACAGATATTGTCTGATAATACAGCCAGAGCCGTTACCTTCGGTTTGGATAGTGCATTAAATACGCCTTTTTGGACTGCCGTAAAAACGGGCACGTCAAAGGATATGCGTGATAACTGGACCGTGGGTTTTAGCCAGCGTTATACCGTAGGTGTATGGGTAGGAAATACAGATGGCTCCGCTATGCATAATGTGTCGGGAGTCAGTGGGGCGGCCCCTATTTGGCATGATATGATGCGCTTTTTACATCAAGACCAATCCAGCTTTGCTCCGCCCGTCGTAGAAGGGGTGGTGTGTCAGCCTGTGCAGTTTGTTAATCACGTAGAGGCGACACGTCAGGAGTGCTTTGTACAAGGTACGGAGCGCGCTGAAGTCGTACTCCAAGATACAACGGTCACTGCGTCACGTATTTTATCACCACTGAACCAAGCGATTTACGCCTTGGACCCAGAGATACCTCCGACACAACAGCAAATTGTTATAAAAGCACAGGTGACTCAAGGTACAACAGTAAAGTGGCGTATTGATAACGAGATTGTGTCGGATCAACCGGAGTTTAACTGGTTACCTAGACCTGGAAAACATAATATAGAGCTGTTACATCAACACACTTTGCAACCTTTGGATTCCATCCATATTGAAATTCGTGGTTAAATTTGTTACAGCTTAACAATCAATAGCAGTTTCCTTATATGGACTTTTATATACGGGCTGTTAAACTTTGCATGAAAATTATTAACAATAGGAAGGTGTATATGCCTAAATTAAAAACATTAAGTCGTTTACTCGCTCCCGTGGCTTTGATGGCGCTGGCGGCGTGTCAGACCACACAGCAGCCCGGCAGCGGCACGGCAACGCCTTCAACATCTGCTCCTGCGGCTGTGGAGCCGTCTACTCCAGCAGAATCAATGGGTCAAACACAGGGCCAAGAAATGGCCGCACCGTTATTGGTGTTTTTGGCTGATACCAAACCGCATGCTGATTGGGCTGAGGTTCAAATCGATGAGAGCAATGTGCTGTACATGGAGCCAAATGCTTTTCTAGCTCGTCATGATTTAACCAGTGTAGAGGCTGGCTCAGCTGAAACAGGCGAAGGTTTATTAGCGCTAACCTTAACGGACTCAGCCGCACAGCGATTGACAGCGCTAACCACTCGCCACACAGGCAAGCGTCTTGCTTTGGTTGTTGATGGCACATTACTCGCTATTCCTGGATTTTCTGAGCCCATTACCGAAGGTCGTTTGATCTTTATGGTAGGAACTAAAGAAAATGCGGTGATTGCAGCACAAATTATTGCGGGTGAAGAAGCCACACCTATGCAGTAAAATGTTGTTTTTGTGCGTTAAGACATAAAAAAAATCCTGTTAGAAATAGACTGGTATTAAAATATACGCATTGCGTACAGTTTGGAATTAATACTATGTCCGTTTCTCAACAGGTTTTTTTGCGCGATGCGATGCGTCGCTTGAATTTAACGCGTGACGTGTTTGCTGCCCGTATTGGGGTTAAACGTCGTGCTTTAGATACGTGGCTATTGCCAGAGGGCTCACAAGAGTTCCGTGGTATGCCCGAGGTGGTTCAGCGTTTTGTGACAGAGATTGTCGAAAACGATGCGCTATTAGCTAAATATGCGCAAAACTCTCAAAGCGGTCCTCTTCGTGATCGCATCGCCCTTGCTGGCAAACATCAATTGATCTCCGTAGAGCAATTTACCCGTGACTCTGTCGAAGAGCTGGTACGCATTGCGGATATGATGCAACCTATTGCCCGCCGTCAAAAGGTCTCTCGGGTCCTAGAGGGAGCCGTATTAGGAAACCTGTTTTTTGAAGCCAGCACACGAACTCGTGTTAGTTTTGGTGCCGCATTCTGCCGTCTAGGTGGTTCTGTTTGTGATACGACTGGGTTTACGTTCTCGTCCATGGCGAAAGGCGAATCCATCTATGACACCAGTCGGGTGATGAGTGGGTATGTGGATGCTATGGTTATTCGTCACCCAGAGCAAGGCTCTGTGGCCGAGTTCGCGGCAGCAACGAATATCCCTGTTGTGAATGGTGGTGACGGTGCCGGAGAGCACCCCAGTCAGGCATTATTAGACCTGTACACGATTTTGACTGAGTTTTCTCGTTTGGGTAAATTACTGGATGGCGCACATATTGCAATCACTGGTGATTTGAAATACGGTCGTACCGTGCATTCCTTGATGAAAATGTTGAGCTTGTATCGTGGCTTAACGTTTACCTTGGTATCGCCTCCTGGTTTAGAAATGCCTACCGATATTATCGAATACGTGGCGGCCAGAGGTAATCATGTGATTGAGCAAACAAACTCTATGGCAGACGGCCTAAAAGGCGCAGACGTTATTTATGCCACACGGGTACAAAAAGAGCGCTTTAGTGATGAGCAGCTCGAAGGCTACAGTGCTGATTTCCAAATTAACAAAGCATTGATCGACCAGTACGCAAAAGACGATGTGATCATCATGCACCCCTTGCCTAGAGATAGCCGCGAGGATGCTCATGATCTGAGTGTGGATTTAAACGCAGATTCTCGCTTAGCTATTTTCCGTCAAGCGGATAATGGTATTCCTGTGCGTATGGCCATTTTTGCTGTGTTGTTAGGGGTTGAAAACCTGGTTCAGCATTCTATGCGCGATGTGACATGGAGCCCTCCTTCCCATATTGGGCCCGAGGATGCTGTGTTCCACGGCATGTATTAATTCTCATTTACATCAATTAAATGCAGCGACCTTGATACACATTAAGGTCGCTTTTGTTTTTTTTGGGCATAGTAAGTCTATCGGCTTTTTGAGCTAGCATTTTTAAGGATAGTGCGGTGTTATACCAGGAAATTCAGCGTTTTTTGATGAAAAATAAATCTCTATTACCCTTGGTTCAAGGCGGGATGGGTGTTGGGGTGTCAGCGCATCGTTTGGCTGGCACCGTGGCAAAATTAGGTGGAATGGGAACCATCTCCAGTGTGGACTTACGCCGTCATCATCCTGATTTGATGCAGAGCTCAGAACAAAACAGCAGTAAAGCACATATTAATCAGTGTAATTTGATTGCTTTAGACCGAGAAATCAAAGCGGCTAAAGCGTTGGCCGCTGGAAATGGCGCGGTAGCAGTGAATATTATGAAAGCGGTGTCTGCCTATCCTGAGTTTGTACGCCAGTCGTGTGAAAGCGGGGCAGATGCAATTGTAGTAGGGGCGGGGCTGCCACTGGATTTACCCGAGCTAACGGAGGATTTTCCAGATGTGGCCTTGATTCCTATTTTGTCAGATGCCCGCGGTATCCAATTAGTATTACGAAAGTGGATGCGCAAAAATCGCCTACCGGATGCCATTGTGATTGAAAATCCTAAATTTGCAGCAGGCCATTTAGGTTTGGCCGATGTAGATCAGATGGATAATCCTAACTATCAGTATGAAACAGCACTTACTGAAACGCATGCTATTTTTGAAAAATTAGGTATCGCGCCTATTCCATTGATTGTTGCCGGTGGGATTCATGACCCCCAACAGATTCAAGAACTTTTAGCACTTGGTGCCAGTGCCGTACAGTTAGGTAGTGCTTTTGCCGTGACTACCGAGGGGGATGCGCACCAGAACTTTAAACAGGTATTGGTGGATGCTGAGCCCGAGGATATCGTTACTTTCATGAGTGTGGCGGGGCTGCCAGCCCGTGCTGTACGCACGCCATGGTTGGATGCGTATTTACATAAAGCGCCAAAACTGCAACAAGTCGCCAAGGAGCGGGATTGCTCCGAAGGGTTTGATTGTTTGGCATTTTGTGGTTTACGTGATGGGGTGGCAAAAAGTGGCCAATTTTGCATTGATCGTCAATTAGCCTACGCCTTGGCGGGGGATGTGGCCAGAGGCTTATTTTTCCGTGGCTCAGAGAAACTGCCCTTAGGTAAAGCCATCGCGCCTGTGAAAGAGTTGTTCGATTATCTGCTCAGTGCTCTCAGTCCTACACCTTTAA
This Paenalcaligenes faecalis DNA region includes the following protein-coding sequences:
- a CDS encoding alpha-2-macroglobulin family protein — translated: MRKVKKWLWATALGLVASHSNATPVELDQVEQSYGQIAEDQVFILRFNQPVKAQEIITNSYCISSAVGEQIPLRALGQEQTLELLENQSYSYSKEQADRYVVTQCAQRLAPSSTLRVELLDAKKQNLVPRAFTEDATGLSFEVRGPLRVQLVCEKTKSTADCNPLLPFKLRFSAPVSAEKLTQIQLKKPSGDGVPIQPSDDDGAFIDELSFDAPMVALAELQWQLPTDWDQLQDDAGRQLSNADFFQRPVKMAAFPPLLKFANEQFGVVERFADEPASTSTTVALLPLALRGIEPELLKPRQKQSAGQLRTLRVDTAQEMLYWYARLARVGDYSITQQQLEAGWYLQDYNYNNDSPQVDPKTRSLFDFLQMGDQTQTLTLPGVPDSKDKSVELIGVPLKGTGLHILEAKSERLGQTYTDPDSAMYVRSAALVTNVAVHSKLSADQIMVWVSRLDTAQPIENALVEVLDCNGRTLISERTDAQGRLVVGGIQTERSYCSTTGLSSLFIAASIDENHPDAYGKKDISFALSDWDKGLESWRFQLPYYYGSDDTNVVHTVVDRPLFLAGETVHLKHYWRDEADFNLNRAIPELVLRHSGSGDEITQPLQWRKNPSGGWYALSTITLAKNATLGSYEVSLQGKKHHFESASFRVEAFKLPYLTGQLGLSPKNASQQSALVAVDEALLDIQLNYISGGVAADQAVQISALTQPASPRFSAYDDYSFTPEGDFSRPITIVDKAALTLNAEGAGQMDFALNPSPQVLDLVVEASFMDPNGQVQSLSQRQKIWPADVVVGVNHPYWETGDTIQVKGVTIDPTGQPLANQTVQIEGVKQTYLTTRQRMVGGFYRYDSQEKTEPIGTLCTTKSNEKGEWQCQITHKESGQLLLRSSSIDAKKRTYTTVSSLWLGGESASISGDNHDRMDVLAEQKTAKPGDTVRFQVSMPFSSATALVSVEQDRILQTQVVHLTNDNPFFDLNVEKEWGPNVYVSVLALRGRIYETTWRDFFSGGWKTPFEWYQKYTNSDEALPSTMIDLAKPSFRYGIAQLKIENTAHQLAVELTPEKQVYGVGQTARLQVKATQPDGTPAANASLLLVGVDQALLELVANESWNLLEAMYPTVGYNVRTATMQSEIIGRRHYGRKAVPAGGGGGGAPTREILDSLLVWRTDVVLDENGQAVIDVPLNHSLTQFELVALVDSGGNKFGSAHAQIQTHQPIQIMSGLPAEVRSGDQYEAVFTVRNRDKTALDIDLKVNGFINDQLVFDFPVQTQTVPAQSNAAFRQSIKMPTQLGANEGLIRWQLTALDQQTQDVMDSLQFEQQWQALVPERIQQVTWKHLQPGQTQSADFSVPATALKDKGLYLGGVQLNLQPSLGGQQTIRDWFQDYKYTCFEQQASKYIALHDVASWQGLMQELPTYLDNQNLLRYFPSSYLTGSAGLNAYVLSLSAHNPDELALPQPIAQKLLDGLKNYIEGRRNQPSTDAKQQVAFYMAAVDALARYDLARPEMLDSISMVPTSWPTSALVDGLHILQNPLFNRTQHAELLLAIETELSERLVQRGAALLFTDDNVLNHMSALMVSPTTNQARLILTVADLPQWADRIPSLMHGLLAQQYRGRWGTTTENSWVLLALEQVDQSEVLHGVTQVQLGTAPVKDVLWTRKTTTPVSHQWTWEQNAPVSVNNRTDAGLWMQLQSRAAVPVTEARMEGYRVERTVTPVQQATAGQWHVGDMYRVDLTIHAEHSSDWAVISDAVPAGASILGSGLGRDSEIALAEQSTTSEDIYPSYVERLYSGYRAYVEYLPAGTSRISYRVRLNTAGQFALSPTEVEALYDASIQAQLPLEAMTVHAAQ
- the pbpC gene encoding penicillin-binding protein 1C; the protein is MQRNNYWLGLCLWLGALFFTPSYASGIPDFAMIKQQHQSSDFQLLDRQGRLLQLQRVNWQRRQGSWLGIEQVSPALVRLLLHAEDRRFYDHGGVDWYAVAGTVWSSLWGQRLRGTSTLSMQLVDLLGLGSGRTVGQRSWSAKWDQARWAQQLESEWTKAQILEAYLNLVPFRGELVGVDAMSKVMWQKQAFALTFPEAALAVAMLPSPNAPLTQLQQRSCILWRGIEPQADCAAHNWYNQRAILRLARPAWGNPNDAPHWAFYLSQYVSAQNSLQTSVDQVLQRQAQAIIQHHLVDLVKANANDAALVVLDNQSGQVIAYIGSSSYSRAAQFDHVQAKRQAGSTLKPFLYQLAIDQRRITAASLLADTAAQFSTPYGLYVPQNYDEQFMGWVSARVALAGSINIPAVRLLGQVGVDEFQAYLQKLGFDLPYSADYYGLGLALGGVEVSLWQLTNAYRSLANLGAYSAICLSLACDDAPQPIAGRAASWITQQILSDNTARAVTFGLDSALNTPFWTAVKTGTSKDMRDNWTVGFSQRYTVGVWVGNTDGSAMHNVSGVSGAAPIWHDMMRFLHQDQSSFAPPVVEGVVCQPVQFVNHVEATRQECFVQGTERAEVVLQDTTVTASRILSPLNQAIYALDPEIPPTQQQIVIKAQVTQGTTVKWRIDNEIVSDQPEFNWLPRPGKHNIELLHQHTLQPLDSIHIEIRG
- a CDS encoding SecDF P1 head subdomain-containing protein → MPKLKTLSRLLAPVALMALAACQTTQQPGSGTATPSTSAPAAVEPSTPAESMGQTQGQEMAAPLLVFLADTKPHADWAEVQIDESNVLYMEPNAFLARHDLTSVEAGSAETGEGLLALTLTDSAAQRLTALTTRHTGKRLALVVDGTLLAIPGFSEPITEGRLIFMVGTKENAVIAAQIIAGEEATPMQ
- a CDS encoding aspartate carbamoyltransferase; this translates as MSVSQQVFLRDAMRRLNLTRDVFAARIGVKRRALDTWLLPEGSQEFRGMPEVVQRFVTEIVENDALLAKYAQNSQSGPLRDRIALAGKHQLISVEQFTRDSVEELVRIADMMQPIARRQKVSRVLEGAVLGNLFFEASTRTRVSFGAAFCRLGGSVCDTTGFTFSSMAKGESIYDTSRVMSGYVDAMVIRHPEQGSVAEFAAATNIPVVNGGDGAGEHPSQALLDLYTILTEFSRLGKLLDGAHIAITGDLKYGRTVHSLMKMLSLYRGLTFTLVSPPGLEMPTDIIEYVAARGNHVIEQTNSMADGLKGADVIYATRVQKERFSDEQLEGYSADFQINKALIDQYAKDDVIIMHPLPRDSREDAHDLSVDLNADSRLAIFRQADNGIPVRMAIFAVLLGVENLVQHSMRDVTWSPPSHIGPEDAVFHGMY
- a CDS encoding NAD(P)H-dependent flavin oxidoreductase, translating into MKNKSLLPLVQGGMGVGVSAHRLAGTVAKLGGMGTISSVDLRRHHPDLMQSSEQNSSKAHINQCNLIALDREIKAAKALAAGNGAVAVNIMKAVSAYPEFVRQSCESGADAIVVGAGLPLDLPELTEDFPDVALIPILSDARGIQLVLRKWMRKNRLPDAIVIENPKFAAGHLGLADVDQMDNPNYQYETALTETHAIFEKLGIAPIPLIVAGGIHDPQQIQELLALGASAVQLGSAFAVTTEGDAHQNFKQVLVDAEPEDIVTFMSVAGLPARAVRTPWLDAYLHKAPKLQQVAKERDCSEGFDCLAFCGLRDGVAKSGQFCIDRQLAYALAGDVARGLFFRGSEKLPLGKAIAPVKELFDYLLSALSPTPLNSSAAS